The proteins below come from a single Streptomyces tubercidicus genomic window:
- a CDS encoding HNH endonuclease, producing MRETLVLNASFEPLSTVSLRRAVVLVMQDKAVVEHAHPGLRLRAASVDVPVPQVIRLCRYVRVPFRQRAPWSRRGVLVRDQHRCAYCGRRATTVDHVVPRSHGGGDTWLNTVASCAEDNHRKADRTPEQAGMQLLRRPFEPTPADALLSTLGVSVRDALPEWLAVPA from the coding sequence ATGCGCGAGACGCTGGTGCTCAACGCGAGCTTCGAGCCGCTGTCGACGGTGTCGCTGCGGCGTGCGGTGGTACTGGTCATGCAGGACAAGGCCGTCGTCGAACACGCTCACCCGGGGCTGCGGCTCCGTGCCGCTTCGGTGGATGTGCCGGTGCCACAGGTGATCAGACTGTGCAGATATGTCCGGGTGCCGTTCCGACAACGGGCGCCCTGGTCGCGGCGTGGGGTGCTGGTGCGTGATCAGCACCGGTGCGCGTACTGCGGGCGCCGGGCGACGACCGTGGACCATGTGGTGCCGCGGTCGCACGGCGGTGGGGACACCTGGCTGAATACCGTCGCCTCGTGCGCGGAGGACAATCACCGCAAGGCGGACCGTACGCCCGAGCAGGCGGGGATGCAGCTGCTGCGGCGGCCGTTCGAGCCGACACCGGCGGATGCGCTGCTGTCGACGCTGGGGGTGTCGGTGCGGGACGCGCTGCCGGAGTGGCTGGCGGTACCGGCGTAG
- a CDS encoding YbhB/YbcL family Raf kinase inhibitor-like protein, producing the protein MSELKRRPLPHDFHPPVPEFTVLSEEVEPGGTLRPEQVFAEGNRSPQLRWEGAPAGTKSYAVTCYDPDAPTGSGFWHWSLFDIPASVTELPAGAGSGEMKGLPEGAVHVRNDYGTREFGGAAPPPGDGPHRYVFTVYAVDQEKLGPDADASPAVVGFNLRFHTLGRAQLIAEYEIPAAG; encoded by the coding sequence GTGTCCGAGCTGAAGCGGCGGCCGCTCCCGCACGATTTCCATCCGCCGGTGCCGGAGTTCACGGTGCTGAGCGAGGAGGTGGAGCCGGGCGGGACGCTGCGGCCGGAGCAGGTCTTCGCCGAGGGGAACCGTTCGCCGCAGCTGCGGTGGGAGGGTGCGCCCGCGGGGACGAAGAGCTACGCCGTCACCTGCTACGACCCGGACGCGCCGACGGGCAGTGGCTTCTGGCACTGGTCGCTGTTCGACATTCCGGCGTCGGTGACGGAGCTGCCGGCCGGTGCCGGGTCCGGGGAGATGAAGGGGCTGCCCGAGGGCGCCGTGCATGTCCGTAACGACTACGGGACGCGGGAGTTCGGTGGCGCGGCGCCGCCGCCCGGGGACGGCCCGCACCGTTATGTGTTCACCGTCTACGCGGTGGACCAGGAGAAGCTCGGTCCGGACGCGGATGCCTCGCCCGCCGTGGTGGGCTTCAATCTGCGGTTCCACACTCTCGGGCGGGCTCAGCTGATCGCCGAGTACGAGATTCCCGCGGCGGGCTGA